The following coding sequences are from one Lolium rigidum isolate FL_2022 chromosome 6, APGP_CSIRO_Lrig_0.1, whole genome shotgun sequence window:
- the LOC124662406 gene encoding chitinase CLP-like — translation MSQLLLLVLAASLAWPASCKPLPVVVPVTKDPATSLYTIPFYDGANLVVDIAGPLVWSTCQRGHLPAKFQCKSDTCKLANAYPVPGCSAAGCGHDPRKDRTCTAYPYNPVTGACAAGSLVHTRFIANTTDGKNPVNQVSVRAVSACGTTKKLLASLPRGTSGVAGLAGTALALPAQVASSQMVARKFLLCLPGGGSYGDGVAIFGGGPLYLLEGQPEFTQSLEYTPLLTKKDSPAYYVTVNYIALDDSRVPLPPRALATGGVVLRTMVPYTALRADVYRPFVAVFGKAMAAQWQYARVVKPVAPFGLCYDARTLVNAHSGYMVPSVTLALDGGKKWTMAGVNSMVDVKQGTACLAFVEMKGVKAGDVNAPAVVVGGFQMENFVLHFDLEKKRLGFLRLPFYTPCSQFNFTRNAK, via the coding sequence ATGTCACAACTCCTCCTACTCGTCCTTGCCGCCTCGCTGGCATGGCCGGCGTCGTGCAAGCCTCTTCCGGTGGTTGTTCCGGTCACCAAGGACCCCGCCACCTCCCTCTACACTATCCCCTTCTACGACGGCGCCAACCTCGTCGTCGACATCGCTGGCCCGCTCGTCTGGTCAACGTGCCAGCGCGGTCACCTGCCGGCGAAGTTCCAGTGTAAGAGCGACACCTGCAAGCTCGCCAATGCCTATCCCGTCCCGGGCTGCAGCGCAGCCGGCTGCGGCCACGATCCGCGCAAGGACAGGACATGCACAGCCTACCCGTACAATCCGGTCACCGGCGCATGTGCCGCCGGGAGCCTTGTCCACACAAGGTTCATCGCCAACACCACCGACGGCAAGAACCCAGTGAACCAGGTGTCCGTCAGGGCCGTGTCGGCGTGTGGAACGACGAAGAAGCTCCTGGCGTCGCTGCCACGGGGCACCTCGGGCGTGGCCGGGCTGGCGGGCACCGCCTTGGCGCTACCAGCGCAGGTCGCTTCGTCGCAGATGGTCGCAAGGaagttcctcctctgcctccccggcggcggctcCTACGGCGACGGCGTGGCCATCTTCGGTGGCGGCCCTCTGTACCTCCTCGAGGGGCAGCCGGAGTTCACACAGTCGCTGGAGTACACGCCGCTCCTCACCAAGAAAGACAGCCCCGCGTACTACGTCACGGTGAATTACATCGCGCTGGATGACTCCCGTGTGCCCCTCCCGCCGCGCGCGCTCGCCACTGGCGGCGTGGTGCTCCGCACGATGGTGCCCTACACTGCGCTGCGCGCCGACGTGTACCGCCCCTTCGTGGCCGTGTTCGGCAAGGCCATGGCGGCGCAGTGGCAGTACGCGCGCGTAGTGAAGCCGGTGGCGCCATTCGGGCTGTGCTACGACGCACGGACGCTGGTCAATGCGCATAGCGGGTACATGGTGCCGAGCGTGACGCTGGCGCTGGATGGAGGGAAGAAATGGACGATGGCCGGCGTGAACTCGATGGTGGACGTGAAGCAGGGGACGGCGTGCCTGGCGTTCGTGGAGATGAAGGGTGTCAAGGCCGGGGACGTAAACGCGCCAGCAGTGGTCGTGGGAGGGTTTCAGATGGAGAACTTCGTGCTCCACTTCGACCTAGAGAAGAAGCGGCTCGGCTTCCTCAGGCTGCCCTTCTACACGCCGTGCAGCCAATTTAATTTCACTCGGAACGCCAAATAA
- the LOC124658913 gene encoding chitinase CLP-like yields MSRSRLPVLFVLAASLVVLASGQPRPVVVPVTKDTATSLYTIPLYDGANLVVDISGPLLWSTCQRDHLSAKFACKSDTCKLANAYPVPGCPTAGCGGDPRKDMTCTTYPYNPITGSCAAGNLVHTRFVANTTDGKNPVNQVSVRAMSACGTTKKLLASLPRGASGVAGMAGSGLALPAQVASSQKVAKKFLLCLPAGGANGDGVAIFGGGPLYLEYTGSVEYTSSLEHTPLVTRKDSPAYYAGVKYIALDNSRVPLPPLALATGGVVLSTTAPYTVLRADVYRRFLAAFREATAAQWQYAKKPREVKAVAPFGVCYDARTLANTRMGFMVPSVTLALGGGKNWTMTGVNSMVAVKPGNTVCLAFVEMKEVKAGDGKAPAVIVGGFQMENFVLQFDLERKRFGFLRLPYYAQCGHFNFTRSS; encoded by the coding sequence ATGTCACGATCACGACTCCCTGTCCTCTTCGTGCTCGCCGCCTCGCTCGTCGTGCTGGCGTCGGGCCAGCCTCGTCCGGTGGTCGTTCCGGTGACCAAGGACACCGCCACCTCCCTCTATACCATCCCCTTGTACGACGGTGCCAACCTCGTCGTCGACATCTCCGGCCCGCTCCTGTGGTCGACGTGCCAGCGAGACCACCTGTCGGCGAAGTTCGCGTGCAAGAGCGACACCTGCAAGCTCGCCAACGCCTACCCCGTCCCCGGATGCCCAACAGCCGGCTGCGGCGGCGATCCACGCAAGGACATGACGTGCACGACGTACCCGTACAACCCGATCACGGGTTCGTGCGCCGCCGGGAACCTTGTCCACACGAGGTTCGTCGCCAACACCACCGACGGTAAGAACCCGGTGAACCAGGTGTCCGTGAGGGCCATGTCGGCGTGCGGAACGACGAAAAAGCTCCTGGCGTCGCTGCCGCGTGGCGCCTCAGGAGTGGCTGGGATGGCGGGCTCCGGCCTGGCGTTGCCGGCGCAGGTGGCGTCGTCGCAGAAGGTTGCCAAGAAGTTCCTCCTCTGCCTGCCAGCCGGTGGCGCCAACGGCGACGGCGTGGCCATCTTCGGCGGTGGGCCGCTGTACCTGGAGTACACAGGGTCGGTGGAGTACACCTCGTCGCTGGAGCACACGCCGCTGGTCACCAGGAAGGACAGCCCCGCGTACTACGCTGGCGTCAAGTACATCGCGCTGGATAACTCCCGCGTGCCCCTCCCACCTCTCGCGCTCGCCACGGGCGGCGTGGTGCTCAGCACGACGGCGCCCTACACGGTGCTCCGCGCCGACGTGTACCGCCGGTTCCTGGCCGCGTTCCGCGAGGCCACGGCGGCGCAGTGGCAGTACGCGAAGAAGCCGCGCGAAGTGAAGGCCGTGGCGCCGTTCGGGGTGTGCTACGACGCGCGGACGCTGGCCAACACGCGGATGGGGTTCATGGTGCCGAGCGTGACGCTGGCGCTTGGCGGGGGGAAGAACTGGACGATGACCGGCGTGAACTCGATGGTGGCCGTGAAGCCAGGGAATACGGTGTGCCTGGCCTTCGTGGAGATGAAGGAGGTGAAGGCTGGGGACGGCAAGGCGCCGGCGGTGATCGTTGGAGGGTTCCAGATGGAAAACTTCGTGCTGCAGTTCGACCTGGAGAGGAAGCGGTTCGGGTTCCTCAGGCTGCCCTACTACGCGCAATGCGGCCACTTCAATTTCACTCGGAGCTCTTAG